A region of the Stieleria neptunia genome:
TGATCTCAATCGAAAATCCGATGAACTTGGGGAAATCAAAACGTCGGAGCGAACCGGTTGCGGATGCGTTACAATAGACGCCCCGCCTCCGCTTCACCCCGCCCCCCGAAGACTTGGTGCAACCACCGTGCCTTGCTCCAGCCTCAGCCGTGCATTCGTCTTGACGAGCGCCGCCGTGACCTTGGCCTGTTTCAACAACGGCATCAGTCCGGCGGCAGAGCAAGACGCCGAATCGATCGAGTTCTTTGAACGCAAGATTCGTCCGGTTCTGGTCGAACGCTGCTACGAATGCCACTCCTCCGACGCCGACTTGGTCCAAGGCGGGCTCCGCGTCGATGATCCCCAGGCGATGCTCCGCGGCGGCGATTCGGGATCAGCGATCGCGCCCGGCCAGCCGGCCGCCAGTTTGTTGCTCGCCGCGTTGCGTTACGACGGGATGGAAATGCCGCCGGATGAACCGTTGCCGGATGACGTGATCCGCGATTTCGAACGATGGATCGCCTCCGGCGCCGCGATGCCGGATCCACTTCCGACGGACGCCCCGCAGACGGAAACGGTGGACGAGTCGGAAGTCGATTGGGAACGGGCCAGGCAGTTTTGGGCGTTCCAACCGCCCGCCCTGCATCACCCCCATGAGATCGCCGGTCACGATGACGCCGGATCGTCCTGGGCGGCGAACAAATTGGATCGGTTCGTCTTCGCCAGGCTTTCGCAACACGGTCTTTCCCCCAATCCACCGGCATCCAAACGGATCTGGTTGCGGCGTGTCAGTTTCGACCTGACCGGGTTGCCGCCGACGATCGAAGACGTGAAAGCCTTCCAAGCCGATACCAGCCCCCATGCCAAATTCCGTGTCGTCGATCGCTTGTTGGCTTCACCCCAACACGGTGAACGATGGGCTCGAATCTGGCTGGACGTCGCACGTTTTGCCGAAGACCAGGCCCACATCGTTGGCAACAATGATTCGCTGACCTACCCCAACGCCTACCTGTACCGCGATTGGGTCATCCACGCCTTGGCCAGCGACATGCCCTATGACGCTTTTGTCAGGGATCAATTGGCGGCCGATCTGCTCCACCCCGATGCCCCGGAACGCCACGTCGCACTCGGTTTCCTCGGACTCGGCCCCAAGTACTACCGTCGCAACGCCCCGGAAGTGATGGCCGATGAATGGGAAGATCGCATCGACACCGTCTCGCGTGGCTTGCTGGGGCTGACGGTCGCCTGTGCACGCTGCCATGACCACAAATATGATCCCGTGCCGACCGCGGATTACTACGCCCTGGCCGGTGTCTTTGCCAGCACCGAGATGTTCAATCGGCCGCTCGATGAGTCCGTCGAAACCAACGGCGCTCAAGCGAAAAAACCACAAGACGCCGTGCACATTGTCCGCGAAGGAAAACCACAAGATTTGAAGGTGATGATCCGCGGGGACGCCAAGCGTCTGGGTGAAACCGTCCCACGCGGTTTCTTGACCGTGCTGCAGCCCCCCGAGACTGATCCTTCGACAGCCGGCGGATTTGACAACG
Encoded here:
- a CDS encoding PSD1 and planctomycete cytochrome C domain-containing protein, which codes for MPCSSLSRAFVLTSAAVTLACFNNGISPAAEQDAESIEFFERKIRPVLVERCYECHSSDADLVQGGLRVDDPQAMLRGGDSGSAIAPGQPAASLLLAALRYDGMEMPPDEPLPDDVIRDFERWIASGAAMPDPLPTDAPQTETVDESEVDWERARQFWAFQPPALHHPHEIAGHDDAGSSWAANKLDRFVFARLSQHGLSPNPPASKRIWLRRVSFDLTGLPPTIEDVKAFQADTSPHAKFRVVDRLLASPQHGERWARIWLDVARFAEDQAHIVGNNDSLTYPNAYLYRDWVIHALASDMPYDAFVRDQLAADLLHPDAPERHVALGFLGLGPKYYRRNAPEVMADEWEDRIDTVSRGLLGLTVACARCHDHKYDPVPTADYYALAGVFASTEMFNRPLDESVETNGAQAKKPQDAVHIVREGKPQDLKVMIRGDAKRLGETVPRGFLTVLQPPETDPSTAGGFDNGSGRAALADAIADPSNPLTARVIVNRVWHQLMGAPIVATPSNFGSLGGRPSHPLLLDDLAVRFMNAGWSLKWLQREIVLSAAYGQSSEIDPAKFETDPDNTWRWRMPRRRLTLEAYRDAILSASGRLDATLGGRSIDPQQTSSGRRTVYSEVSRLDLSPMLARFDFPDPNAHSPGRHETTTPLQKLFLLNSPFLIHQASMLADRIQLAGTTDSQRIAFAWRLLYGRAPSDDERELAKRYVADGSQERWNGLAQTLLISNEMFMLD